In one Mucilaginibacter ginsenosidivorax genomic region, the following are encoded:
- a CDS encoding ABC transporter permease produces MLKNYFKLAWRNLWKNKVFSIINVFGLAVGIAFTMLIGAYIWGQVQVNHQLKNFRNQYILTSKWKDAGQGNEIASAGQMPQALHDNYPDLVANYYHFDGVTTNVSKGDKHFRESLQLGDSTFFNMYGFKLLYSDATTALNDPFAVVLTQKMALKYFGKLNVVGQTINFESFGGEKHDFTISGVLGDMPKNSVTNLDQNNNSDFFFTAAAARFFKRNLEGWTNFSTVGYVELKDGVTAKDLEQPLRDLLKRNAPADISKSLTNIAVPLKDYYLDGWGGAAKRMCYTLGYIALFILLMAIINFVNICIGRSSGRMKEMGIRKVLGGLRGQLIRQFLTESVLMVLIATVIALVFYTLCRPYFSNVLGGQINGLFAFPWYFMAIPVLFAVLVGIVAGIYPALVLSALKSIDSLKGKLASAKESVLFRKTLVGFQFGTAAIVFIGALIVSQQINLFFNGRLGYSKDYVVYAQLPRDWSVKGVQKMESVREQLAQMPQVNSVSLSWDIPNGQNGGNYAVYKQGGNPAQSVTATGLMVDNQYAATYNIPMRAGTFFKPVFIAADTTQVVINESQSKMMGYKTPGDAIGQKIMQQGSNIPLTICGVTADFHFGSMHDLMPPITFMNVNYTTYYRYFSVKLKPGDIQQSLTALQKKWSELLPGAPFEYSFVDDALKKLYQSEIQLKQAAYIATILAIIIVLLGVLGLISLSIQKRTKEIGIRKVLGSSVTGIISLFMQEFLGVIVIACLVACPLAYWMMSTWLSDYAYRVTIGLNPFMAAIVGLTLVTALLISIQTIKAALDSPVKSLRSE; encoded by the coding sequence ATGCTGAAAAACTACTTTAAACTGGCCTGGCGTAACCTTTGGAAAAATAAGGTATTCTCAATAATCAACGTATTCGGGCTTGCTGTGGGAATAGCTTTTACTATGCTTATAGGCGCATATATATGGGGGCAAGTGCAGGTAAACCACCAGCTAAAAAATTTCAGGAACCAGTACATTTTAACCAGCAAGTGGAAAGATGCGGGGCAGGGAAATGAAATTGCTTCGGCAGGGCAAATGCCCCAGGCTTTGCATGATAATTACCCTGACTTGGTTGCCAATTATTACCATTTTGATGGTGTAACTACCAACGTATCAAAAGGCGATAAACATTTCAGGGAGAGCCTCCAGTTGGGCGATAGTACATTTTTTAATATGTACGGCTTTAAATTGCTTTATAGCGACGCCACAACAGCACTGAATGATCCTTTTGCCGTGGTACTTACCCAAAAAATGGCCCTGAAATATTTTGGCAAACTTAATGTGGTTGGCCAAACCATCAACTTTGAAAGTTTTGGTGGCGAAAAGCACGATTTTACCATCAGCGGTGTACTTGGCGACATGCCCAAAAATTCGGTAACCAACCTTGATCAGAACAATAATTCTGATTTCTTTTTTACGGCAGCCGCTGCCAGGTTTTTTAAACGTAACCTGGAAGGCTGGACAAACTTTAGCACGGTAGGCTATGTTGAGCTGAAGGACGGCGTTACCGCCAAAGACCTGGAGCAGCCCCTGCGCGATTTGCTGAAGCGCAATGCGCCGGCCGATATCAGTAAAAGCCTTACAAACATTGCCGTTCCGCTGAAGGATTATTACCTGGACGGCTGGGGTGGCGCTGCCAAACGGATGTGTTACACCCTGGGCTACATTGCCTTGTTTATCTTGTTGATGGCTATTATTAATTTTGTAAATATCTGTATCGGCCGCTCTTCGGGCCGGATGAAGGAGATGGGCATCCGTAAGGTGTTGGGTGGGTTGCGCGGCCAGCTTATCCGGCAGTTTTTAACTGAGTCGGTGCTGATGGTTTTAATAGCTACAGTTATTGCATTGGTGTTTTATACGCTTTGCAGGCCATATTTTAGTAACGTGTTGGGCGGACAGATCAACGGGCTTTTTGCTTTCCCCTGGTATTTTATGGCGATACCCGTTTTATTTGCAGTATTGGTTGGGATAGTGGCCGGCATTTACCCGGCGCTGGTGCTATCGGCTCTAAAATCTATCGATTCGTTAAAGGGTAAGCTGGCATCGGCAAAGGAAAGTGTGCTGTTTCGTAAAACATTGGTGGGTTTCCAATTTGGTACGGCAGCCATTGTATTCATCGGGGCGCTTATTGTTTCGCAGCAAATTAACCTGTTTTTTAACGGCAGGCTGGGATATAGTAAAGATTATGTGGTGTATGCCCAGTTGCCAAGAGATTGGTCGGTAAAAGGTGTGCAAAAAATGGAATCTGTAAGAGAACAGCTGGCGCAAATGCCCCAGGTAAATAGCGTGTCGCTTTCGTGGGATATCCCGAACGGGCAAAATGGAGGCAATTATGCTGTGTATAAACAAGGCGGCAACCCGGCACAATCTGTTACGGCTACGGGTTTAATGGTTGATAACCAATACGCGGCAACCTATAATATACCCATGCGGGCCGGTACTTTTTTTAAGCCGGTTTTTATTGCGGCAGATACTACGCAGGTGGTAATTAATGAGTCGCAGTCCAAAATGATGGGTTACAAAACTCCAGGCGATGCTATCGGACAAAAAATAATGCAGCAGGGCAGCAATATCCCGTTAACCATTTGCGGTGTTACCGCCGATTTTCATTTCGGATCGATGCATGACCTGATGCCGCCCATTACTTTCATGAATGTAAACTATACCACTTATTACCGCTATTTTTCGGTAAAACTAAAGCCAGGGGATATACAGCAAAGCCTTACCGCTCTGCAAAAAAAGTGGAGCGAACTATTACCCGGCGCCCCTTTTGAATACAGTTTTGTAGATGATGCCCTTAAAAAACTTTACCAGTCAGAAATTCAACTGAAACAGGCAGCTTACATAGCTACCATATTGGCCATTATCATAGTGCTATTAGGTGTACTGGGACTGATATCATTGAGTATACAGAAACGTACCAAAGAGATAGGTATCCGGAAAGTATTGGGCTCGTCGGTTACCGGAATCATCAGTTTGTTTATGCAGGAGTTTTTAGGGGTGATAGTAATTGCCTGCCTGGTTGCCTGCCCGCTGGCCTACTGGATGATGAGCACCTGGCTTAGTGACTATGCCTACCGGGTAACCATCGGTCTTAATCCGTTCATGGCAGCTATCGTGGGCCTTACGCTGGTAACTGCCTTACTGATCAGTATCCAAACAATAAAAGCCGCACTGGACAGCCCGGTGAAGAGTTTGCGGAGTGAATAA
- a CDS encoding MBL fold metallo-hydrolase, giving the protein MERRKFLTTTALTAGAIALFGKRSLAALLQDPAFQFKTLRGNVGMFAEKGGTIAWLVNKEGIVVVDAEFPEQATHVIAELKKKSDKPFQWLINTHHHGDHTSGNISFKGIAANVAAHANSLTNQKAAAAKQNNDDKQLYPNITYTDKWKTKVGDEHITAHYFGAGHTNGDSFIHFENANVVHTGDLVFNRRFPFVDRSAGASCKSWITTLEAATKQFDKNTIFVFGHALDPLKVTGNIDDVKAMQHFMESLVTYVGSSIKAGKSKDEIMAAKTIPGAPEWQGDGIERGLTAAYEELS; this is encoded by the coding sequence ATGGAACGCCGTAAATTTTTAACCACAACAGCCCTTACCGCGGGCGCAATTGCTTTATTTGGAAAAAGAAGCCTGGCCGCTTTGCTGCAGGACCCTGCCTTTCAGTTTAAAACCCTGCGTGGTAATGTAGGCATGTTTGCCGAAAAGGGCGGCACCATTGCCTGGCTGGTAAATAAAGAAGGTATCGTAGTGGTTGATGCTGAGTTCCCCGAACAGGCTACTCATGTTATTGCCGAACTGAAAAAGAAATCAGACAAACCCTTCCAATGGCTCATTAACACCCACCACCACGGCGATCATACCAGCGGTAACATCTCTTTTAAAGGCATTGCAGCCAATGTAGCAGCGCATGCCAATTCGCTTACCAATCAAAAAGCCGCCGCGGCTAAACAAAATAACGACGACAAACAGCTTTACCCCAATATTACCTACACCGATAAATGGAAAACAAAAGTAGGCGACGAGCACATTACCGCGCATTACTTTGGCGCAGGGCACACCAATGGCGATAGTTTTATCCATTTTGAAAATGCTAACGTAGTACACACCGGCGATTTGGTTTTTAACCGCCGTTTCCCCTTTGTTGATCGTAGCGCCGGTGCATCGTGCAAAAGCTGGATAACCACGCTGGAGGCAGCCACCAAACAGTTTGATAAAAACACCATATTCGTTTTTGGCCACGCACTTGATCCGCTGAAGGTAACCGGCAATATAGATGATGTAAAAGCCATGCAACATTTTATGGAAAGCCTGGTAACCTATGTGGGTAGCAGTATTAAAGCGGGCAAATCAAAAGACGAGATCATGGCCGCCAAAACTATCCCCGGCGCACCCGAGTGGCAAGGCGACGGCATTGAACGGGGATTAACAGCCGCTTATGAAGAGTTAAGCTAA
- a CDS encoding ATP-binding domain-containing protein — MNCLKASYGYAVTCHKAQGGEWAKVYLFLEKSMYAMPYPELCNWWYTAVSRAKEELNLVNNWWVR, encoded by the coding sequence ATTAACTGCCTTAAAGCCAGCTATGGCTACGCGGTTACCTGCCACAAAGCCCAGGGTGGGGAATGGGCAAAGGTGTACCTTTTCCTTGAAAAAAGCATGTACGCCATGCCTTACCCCGAGTTGTGTAACTGGTGGTATACCGCCGTATCCAGGGCCAAAGAAGAGCTAAACCTGGTCAACAACTGGTGGGTACGTTAA
- a CDS encoding heme-binding domain-containing protein, with amino-acid sequence MKNKGFKKLLVPLGVLLIIFLVMQSIRPALPNPPVKKDFEAPADVKNILVRACYDCHSNQTNLRWYDKIQPVYWQVAAHVKDGRKVLNFSDWGSLAPADQKAKLWEAVNQIIAGAMPIKSYAFVHPDAKVSGDDIAVLKNYLAAMVHDKPADTAQTNALFKQVKQLAPIAAAGHNLPEALNGISYIPDYKNWQVVTTSDRFDNGTMRVIFGNDVAIKAVKNHQVNPWPNGTIFAKVAWDKLQDKDGNVRTGAFKQVEYMIKDDQKYATTKGWGFARFKTLKLVPYGKTALFANECVSCHKPMSNNDLVFTLPVKN; translated from the coding sequence ATGAAAAACAAAGGATTTAAAAAGCTGCTGGTGCCACTGGGGGTATTGCTCATTATCTTTTTGGTAATGCAATCAATAAGGCCGGCGCTACCCAACCCGCCGGTAAAAAAGGATTTTGAGGCTCCGGCCGATGTGAAGAATATATTGGTAAGGGCTTGTTACGATTGCCACTCCAACCAAACCAACCTGCGCTGGTACGATAAGATACAACCGGTTTACTGGCAGGTTGCCGCGCACGTAAAGGATGGCCGCAAGGTGCTCAACTTTTCCGACTGGGGCAGCCTGGCCCCGGCCGACCAAAAGGCCAAACTTTGGGAGGCGGTTAATCAAATTATTGCAGGGGCCATGCCAATTAAAAGCTACGCCTTTGTGCACCCCGACGCAAAAGTTTCCGGGGATGATATAGCTGTATTGAAAAACTATCTTGCCGCTATGGTGCATGATAAGCCGGCCGATACCGCCCAAACCAACGCGCTATTTAAGCAGGTAAAACAGCTTGCCCCAATAGCGGCAGCCGGCCACAATTTGCCTGAAGCATTAAATGGTATCAGCTATATTCCCGATTATAAAAACTGGCAGGTGGTTACCACATCGGATAGGTTTGACAACGGCACCATGCGCGTGATTTTTGGTAACGATGTAGCCATTAAAGCCGTTAAAAACCACCAGGTTAACCCATGGCCAAACGGTACCATATTTGCCAAAGTGGCCTGGGATAAATTACAGGATAAAGACGGCAACGTGCGCACCGGAGCCTTTAAACAAGTTGAATATATGATTAAGGACGACCAGAAGTACGCAACCACCAAAGGCTGGGGCTTTGCCCGTTTTAAAACCCTTAAATTGGTGCCCTATGGTAAAACTGCGCTTTTTGCCAATGAGTGCGTAAGCTGCCACAAGCCCATGAGTAATAACGATTTGGTATTTACCCTGCCGGTTAAAAATTAA
- a CDS encoding serine hydrolase domain-containing protein → MNFKTAVFVFCSLFVTLLASAQDVSAPDSIDLFLQSKMQRLHIPALQVAVVRDGKIVKNKTYGIANLENNIPATDKTIFSVNSITKAFTGVAVMQLAEEGKLDINAPLSRYLDSLPPKWQGIMLQQVLTHISGLPDMLDAEEQVLGHNDESEAMQKVKALPMEFSVGEKFQYNQTGYVLLGQIITKLSGMHFTKFIEERQFKVAGMNLTRFGDSYDVIPNYAGAYTMTRQVGNDFVRNKVPGIGYMQFPVFFRTAAGIQSTATDMANWIIALKTGRLLKQQNSIAIMWTPAILNNGKIGGFNKLTNGYALGWPTVTRKEHPAVGPVGGGRSALFVYLKDDLSIVVLTNLMGGNPDRFIDEIAGYYIPDMHEANGFGLPENVKKLRTALLKQGFANANKVTAGLKQADPLFTLNEQELNAWGYQLLGQKKAAEALYVFKLNTTLFPKSANAYDSLGEIQELTGNKKEALLSYRQSLTLNPENKNAANRIAELGGK, encoded by the coding sequence ATGAATTTTAAAACTGCTGTTTTTGTTTTCTGTTCCTTATTCGTCACCCTTTTGGCATCAGCACAGGACGTTTCCGCGCCCGATAGTATCGATCTGTTTTTGCAAAGTAAAATGCAGCGCTTGCACATACCTGCTTTGCAGGTGGCTGTAGTACGCGATGGAAAAATTGTTAAAAACAAAACCTATGGTATTGCCAACCTGGAAAATAACATACCGGCCACCGATAAAACCATTTTTTCGGTCAATTCGATAACCAAAGCCTTTACGGGTGTTGCGGTAATGCAGCTGGCCGAAGAAGGGAAACTGGATATTAACGCGCCATTGTCGCGCTACCTGGATAGCCTGCCCCCAAAATGGCAGGGCATTATGCTGCAACAAGTGTTAACCCATATTTCGGGCCTGCCGGATATGCTCGACGCGGAAGAACAGGTGTTGGGCCATAACGACGAAAGCGAAGCGATGCAAAAAGTAAAAGCGCTGCCAATGGAATTCAGTGTGGGCGAAAAATTTCAGTATAATCAAACCGGGTATGTGCTGCTGGGCCAGATTATTACCAAACTAAGCGGCATGCATTTCACAAAATTCATCGAAGAAAGACAATTCAAAGTAGCCGGCATGAACCTGACCCGCTTTGGCGACTCGTATGATGTGATTCCTAATTATGCAGGCGCTTATACCATGACCAGGCAGGTGGGCAACGATTTTGTGCGGAACAAGGTGCCGGGGATAGGCTATATGCAGTTCCCGGTATTTTTCCGTACTGCTGCCGGCATACAATCTACAGCCACGGATATGGCTAACTGGATCATCGCTTTAAAAACGGGCCGACTGCTGAAACAGCAAAATAGTATAGCCATTATGTGGACCCCGGCGATATTGAACAATGGGAAGATTGGCGGTTTTAACAAACTTACAAACGGTTATGCCCTTGGATGGCCAACGGTAACCCGGAAGGAGCATCCGGCAGTTGGGCCGGTGGGTGGCGGCCGTTCGGCTTTATTTGTTTATTTAAAGGATGACCTGTCCATCGTGGTGCTCACCAATTTAATGGGAGGCAATCCGGATAGGTTTATTGATGAAATAGCCGGATATTATATACCTGATATGCACGAAGCAAATGGCTTTGGGCTGCCCGAAAATGTAAAAAAACTAAGAACCGCCCTTTTAAAACAAGGTTTTGCCAACGCAAATAAGGTTACTGCGGGATTGAAACAGGCCGACCCATTATTCACGTTAAATGAGCAGGAACTGAATGCCTGGGGCTACCAGTTACTGGGCCAGAAGAAAGCTGCCGAAGCCCTGTATGTTTTTAAACTGAATACAACGCTGTTTCCCAAAAGTGCCAACGCTTACGACAGTTTAGGCGAAATACAGGAACTTACCGGCAACAAAAAAGAGGCCTTGTTAAGCTATCGCCAATCGTTGACTTTAAACCCCGAAAATAAAAACGCGGCAAACCGCATTGCCGAACTGGGTGGTAAATAA
- a CDS encoding NACHT domain-containing protein, with amino-acid sequence MVGTLITVGGWLTGKLLDKGFDELYSSVKESKSINKKFYTAVDIVSKDLQTQYPDVLDGNIKYFFKSEKVFNELFKLLFKSSKLNKKKIAQSFDTNTLPKDFILKFVSALKIELLKDKLFDEIFSNNELYFIFQGIEKNIKLIAKNTTISAKELREIKEIVIKKFDDNFNFDEFKDLYTKNALNSLSQINFLGLGLDSSKKIHRKNLQDIFIRPLCQPLGKSSKINVLEDFDEDDVDDAIDYSRIISYHNKIVILGNPGAGKSVLVRSLMCDILSNNRKAFLEPGICNLVPFRIELRKYIAYKKENKGSILKYLSYSLETDYQINNITESTINEIFVHFNCIIFFDGLDEIFNIIDKIEAKTDIENFQNKYACLKSITTSRIIGYEETSLNESFQELLIRKFNDDQIEEYVTKWYEKEEDNDHIRGQEVSGFLYKRHEIDRELITNPLLLSLIVIIYRNALKIPESKLEIYQSCTKTLVDKWEALKNLKFDLDPEVLKSKDKLLADLAYWQYEKLSGDTPQITYELAKNTVAISLERLEIADNFNSESIAEEFMNYASKRSIYFEDNFTHKTFLEYYTAYWIYSNVEKAHDIKKRDEIITKYIGNPFWNIVLELLFNLIDKDLGTNSVIDSIVTDQIKTSSKSIPFLLSVCLNIKNISKNSIAYIISSAIETTLNNYSKNKDPHIFPAVESFYFRNVKSKNLLKEKFKELEIAFKEDEINQLKLYTLYAELNLSYRVLGNESFELTAIETYQNLLSKDDYLYMVNMYAFTSGETFLEDFLLFLEIFDQDKVFTGYDSRYQELRFGELFISMIYRLMEKEESIISDYIVRYDKAGLNFDKMIKFLAANEQNFHFNKRHLEKLITTISFVENLAVKKILFLILISFNSVRYINRVKSTKLLLDNFKYKTLLTCLIDTKLSFSEKVDEILLLV; translated from the coding sequence ATGGTCGGTACGCTTATCACAGTTGGCGGATGGTTAACTGGTAAATTATTAGATAAAGGATTCGATGAACTTTATTCATCTGTAAAAGAGAGTAAGTCAATAAATAAAAAGTTTTATACTGCCGTAGATATCGTTTCCAAAGACTTGCAAACACAGTATCCAGATGTCCTTGATGGAAATATTAAATATTTCTTTAAATCCGAAAAAGTATTTAATGAATTATTCAAATTGCTTTTCAAGTCGTCCAAATTAAATAAAAAAAAGATCGCCCAATCTTTTGACACAAATACATTGCCAAAAGATTTCATCTTAAAGTTTGTTTCAGCTCTAAAGATCGAGCTACTAAAAGACAAATTATTTGATGAAATTTTTTCAAACAATGAATTATATTTTATTTTCCAGGGGATCGAAAAAAACATAAAGCTTATTGCAAAAAATACGACCATAAGTGCAAAAGAATTAAGAGAAATAAAAGAAATTGTAATCAAAAAATTTGACGACAATTTCAATTTTGACGAATTTAAAGACCTATATACTAAAAATGCGCTGAACTCACTTTCACAAATTAATTTCCTCGGCTTAGGACTAGACAGTTCAAAAAAAATCCACCGAAAGAACTTACAAGATATTTTTATTCGGCCACTTTGCCAGCCTCTCGGCAAGTCAAGTAAAATTAATGTTTTAGAAGATTTTGATGAAGATGACGTGGACGATGCAATTGACTATTCGCGCATAATCAGTTACCATAACAAAATAGTAATCCTTGGTAATCCTGGAGCCGGAAAATCTGTATTGGTAAGATCTTTAATGTGTGACATATTATCAAACAATAGGAAAGCTTTTTTGGAGCCCGGCATTTGTAACTTAGTCCCATTTCGTATTGAGTTAAGAAAATATATAGCTTATAAAAAAGAAAATAAAGGCTCAATACTGAAATATCTATCATACAGCTTAGAAACTGACTATCAGATTAATAATATAACCGAATCTACTATAAACGAAATTTTCGTTCATTTTAACTGTATTATCTTTTTTGATGGTTTGGATGAGATTTTCAACATTATTGATAAAATTGAAGCTAAAACCGATATCGAAAACTTTCAAAATAAATATGCATGCCTAAAATCTATAACCACGTCGCGAATTATAGGATACGAAGAAACTAGCTTAAACGAATCTTTTCAAGAACTTCTTATTAGGAAGTTTAACGATGACCAAATAGAAGAATATGTAACCAAATGGTACGAAAAAGAAGAAGATAATGATCACATTCGCGGACAGGAGGTATCTGGCTTTCTATACAAAAGGCATGAAATAGACCGAGAATTAATAACAAATCCTCTTTTGCTATCATTAATTGTAATCATTTATCGTAACGCGTTAAAAATTCCAGAATCAAAGTTAGAAATATACCAAAGTTGCACAAAAACGCTCGTCGATAAATGGGAAGCGTTAAAAAATTTAAAGTTTGATTTAGATCCCGAAGTGCTAAAAAGCAAAGATAAATTATTAGCAGATCTAGCATATTGGCAATATGAAAAATTAAGTGGCGATACCCCCCAGATAACTTATGAATTAGCTAAAAACACGGTTGCTATCAGCTTAGAAAGATTAGAGATTGCTGATAATTTCAATAGCGAATCGATTGCTGAAGAATTTATGAATTATGCGTCAAAACGATCTATTTATTTTGAGGATAATTTTACACATAAAACTTTCTTAGAATACTATACAGCATACTGGATTTACTCAAATGTCGAAAAAGCACACGATATTAAAAAAAGAGATGAGATAATAACCAAGTATATAGGGAATCCTTTTTGGAATATAGTCCTTGAGCTTTTATTCAATTTAATTGACAAAGACTTGGGAACAAATAGTGTCATTGATTCGATTGTAACAGATCAAATAAAGACGAGTTCTAAATCCATACCTTTTTTACTATCAGTTTGCTTGAATATTAAAAATATCAGCAAAAATTCGATTGCTTATATTATTTCATCTGCAATAGAAACGACTTTAAATAACTATTCTAAAAACAAAGATCCTCATATTTTCCCAGCTGTAGAATCATTTTACTTCAGAAATGTTAAGTCTAAAAATTTGCTTAAAGAAAAATTTAAAGAGCTAGAAATTGCTTTTAAAGAAGATGAAATAAATCAACTTAAGCTATATACTCTTTACGCAGAACTAAATTTATCATACAGGGTTTTAGGGAATGAATCTTTTGAATTAACAGCTATAGAAACATATCAAAATCTCCTTTCTAAAGATGATTATTTATACATGGTTAATATGTATGCTTTCACTTCTGGTGAAACTTTTTTAGAAGATTTTTTATTATTCCTTGAAATTTTTGATCAGGACAAAGTTTTTACGGGTTACGATTCGAGATATCAAGAATTAAGATTTGGAGAACTGTTTATCTCGATGATTTATAGATTAATGGAAAAAGAAGAATCTATAATTTCAGATTATATAGTGCGATACGACAAGGCTGGGCTTAATTTTGATAAAATGATCAAATTTTTAGCGGCTAACGAGCAGAACTTTCATTTTAATAAAAGGCATTTGGAAAAGCTTATCACTACAATATCTTTCGTGGAAAACTTGGCAGTTAAGAAAATTCTGTTTTTAATATTAATATCATTTAATAGCGTTAGGTATATAAATAGAGTTAAGTCTACCAAATTACTTCTAGACAATTTTAAATACAAAACCCTTCTTACATGTTTGATAGATACAAAATTATCGTTTTCTGAAAAAGTAGATGAAATACTTTTACTAGTTTAA
- a CDS encoding FKBP-type peptidyl-prolyl cis-trans isomerase N-terminal domain-containing protein, producing MVTKQLPLLVFLIFANLFTTLLTAEAQVKKARPQSVPDIYMAGVGNGNGEYYMASYFKNMKPGLPLTGADESTKESYGAAICVVGNDVYIAGCLGRKAVYWKNGQLVQLASTSVSYGAASAITVAGNDVYVGGTGYKKLFLHDGSKGRDQEQPRYWKNGQEVLLPQPLEDNGYENETTIVSMKVVGDDLYIIGRVAYGYGPIYWKNGQLVQSLNNGLDRVEKIEVVNGNVYAVGSKDSKAAYWKNGTTTILTSEESLATAIAVAGNDVYVTGIIGSYKMKGLYPGYGNGGVGKYWKNGRQMGLTGGADQYASPYPKSIAVSGNDVYIVGIDQSNSNYMLWKNGQYTALTNNNSRDGWFGPWAITAGAPGGVKGYNATVKTTPPKPQPAPARSSATTPPPTPAAPPAPAPPVQPSNATAIKVQQAARYLADNKLKPGVTTTASGLQYEILQPQAGIKPTLSDKVSYKFKRTMIVGNQVMRAEGLAGPVNLSMTFLAPGLGEGLKLMSPGSKYRFTIPPSLGADTQLRDRPADPNFPLGAVIMIFEVELLEILSK from the coding sequence ATGGTTACAAAACAGTTACCCCTGCTTGTTTTTCTAATTTTTGCAAATTTATTCACTACCTTACTTACCGCCGAAGCCCAAGTAAAAAAAGCCAGACCGCAAAGTGTGCCCGATATTTATATGGCAGGGGTTGGTAATGGCAATGGAGAATATTATATGGCCTCGTATTTTAAAAATATGAAGCCGGGTTTGCCACTCACAGGCGCGGATGAAAGTACGAAAGAAAGTTACGGTGCCGCTATATGTGTAGTGGGTAACGACGTTTATATTGCCGGCTGCCTGGGCAGAAAGGCAGTGTATTGGAAAAATGGCCAGTTGGTGCAGCTTGCAAGCACTTCGGTGTCTTATGGAGCCGCATCGGCAATAACCGTAGCTGGGAATGACGTTTACGTGGGAGGAACCGGATATAAAAAACTTTTCCTCCATGACGGGAGCAAAGGAAGAGATCAGGAGCAGCCCAGGTATTGGAAAAACGGGCAGGAAGTGTTGTTACCGCAACCTTTGGAGGATAACGGATACGAAAACGAAACAACTATTGTTTCCATGAAGGTGGTTGGCGATGACCTGTACATCATAGGCCGGGTTGCTTATGGTTACGGGCCTATATATTGGAAAAATGGGCAACTGGTACAATCGCTTAATAACGGATTGGATAGGGTAGAAAAAATAGAGGTAGTAAATGGGAATGTATATGCCGTAGGTTCTAAAGACAGCAAGGCGGCTTACTGGAAAAACGGCACTACTACCATACTTACTTCTGAAGAAAGCTTAGCTACGGCAATAGCCGTGGCCGGCAATGATGTGTATGTAACAGGAATAATAGGCTCCTATAAAATGAAAGGCCTATACCCGGGTTACGGAAATGGCGGCGTGGGAAAGTACTGGAAAAATGGCCGGCAGATGGGCCTGACCGGAGGTGCAGACCAGTATGCAAGCCCGTATCCTAAGTCGATAGCCGTATCTGGCAATGACGTTTATATCGTGGGCATTGATCAGTCCAATAGCAACTATATGCTGTGGAAAAACGGACAGTACACAGCGCTTACTAACAACAACAGCCGGGACGGCTGGTTTGGACCATGGGCAATTACAGCCGGGGCGCCGGGCGGGGTTAAAGGCTACAATGCAACGGTAAAAACCACCCCGCCAAAACCGCAACCGGCACCTGCCCGTTCGTCTGCAACCACTCCGCCGCCTACGCCTGCCGCGCCGCCGGCGCCCGCCCCGCCAGTACAGCCTTCTAATGCTACAGCGATAAAGGTACAACAGGCAGCCCGCTATTTGGCCGACAACAAGTTGAAGCCAGGTGTAACCACCACGGCAAGCGGTCTGCAATACGAGATTCTTCAACCACAGGCCGGCATCAAGCCCACATTATCAGACAAGGTGAGCTATAAGTTTAAAAGAACAATGATTGTTGGTAACCAGGTAATGAGGGCTGAAGGGCTGGCAGGCCCGGTAAACCTCTCGATGACATTTTTGGCTCCGGGCTTGGGCGAAGGCTTGAAACTAATGAGCCCGGGCAGTAAATACAGGTTTACTATTCCGCCATCCCTGGGTGCCGATACACAGCTGCGCGACAGGCCAGCCGATCCTAATTTTCCACTTGGGGCTGTTATAATGATTTTTGAGGTGGAATTATTGGAAATACTTAGTAAATAG